GCGGTTCTGCACCGAGACGGGAAACTGCAGCGCCTCGAACCAGTCGCCGTTCACCTCGGCGTAGATCACCACGCCGCGGTTGGCTTCCTCGTAGCTCGTCTCGATCCAGTCGTGAATGCGCTGAAACAGGCCGCCGTAGCCGGATTCGCTCCCGTTGCCGGTGCCGACCGTGCGGTTTTCCCGGTCCTCGAGTTCCGCGCGCTTCTGGTTGAGGAACACGCCGTGGTTGCGCTTGTTGTTGCTGTCCACCGACATGTCGAGGAACAGCGAGAGCACCGGCGAATCGCCGTTGGGCCGCTGGACGAGACGTTCAAGGTCCTGTCTGCTGATCATGGCTGCACCGTGGGTGGGTTCCGAAAGGCGCGGGCGAAAGCTGCCGCCGCGAGCGGTGGCAGGGTTTTGCAAGAACGTTGCCGGGTACGGCTCGCCTGTACGCTTTTCGAACGCGCGCCCATCCGCAATCCGCCGCGACCCGCACCGGCTTCGCGGGGTATGGATGGATGAAGATCATCCGGACGCGCCACCGGCCGCACGGGTGGATGCCGATGGTCATCCGCCTCCGCGCGGCGGGGTTGACGCGTCCGCTAGCTTGGACCAGCCCGCGGCGGCACGCAGCCGCCGCGCTTGAATTGCGGGAGCGCAACGATGACCGATGTAACGGCCGGCCCGGACCTGGGGGCCTACTGGAAGAACGCGTTTTCCTGGGATGATTATCTGAACCGCGAGGTTCAGCAGAACGCCGACCTGTGGAAGTCGCTGTACGGCCGCGCCGCCGTCTCGGACGCGGCGCGCGAGCGGGCGAACGGCCTGGGCGGCTCGTGGCGGATTCTGGTCATCAGCGAGGACTGGTGCGGCGACGCCTTCAACACCGTTCCCGTCATGGCGCGGCTGGCGGAGGGAGTTCCCGGCATCGAGCTGCGCGTGGCGAAGCGCGATGAGAACCTGGAACTGATGGACGCCTTCCTGACCAACGGATCGCGCTCCATCCCCATCGCGATCGTGCTGCGCGAAGACGACACCGTGGCCGGCCACTGGGGCCCGCGCCCGCCGGAGCTTCAGGAGTTCGTGCTGTCGGAAAAGAAGAAGGGCGAGCGGCCGGTGGAGGAAATCTACAAGGACGTGCGCACCTGGTACGCCCGCGACCGCGGCGAAACCACCGTCCGCCAGATCCTCGACATCATCGCCGCCGCCTGACCCTCGTTCGTCGGGTCGATGACAAAGCGCTCCCCGGACTTCCCGGGGAGCGCTTTTCGGTTGATGGCTTGCACGGCCTGCGGGATCAACCCGATGTCTCACAAGAACATGTCGCGCCTGCGGGGCTGGATTCGGCACGTGCGCGCGTTGCACCCGCCACCTCGCCACGCATTTGTCATCTTGAGCGAAGCGCCGCGCCGAACTCTCCGCCGCGCCGAGGCTTGGCGCGAAGTCGAAGGATCTTGCCACGGCAGGTTCAGCGTGCGCGGCAGGTGGGGCTCGGTTCAGACTCGAGGTCCGGTGCTCGTCGTCACCGATGTGGCAAGATCCTTCGACTCGCTGCCATCAACGGTGCACGCCGAACGCGCGGCATCGCCGCTCGCTCAGGATGACAAAGCGGGAGGCGTCTCCCGGCGCTGCGCGACCGAAAGTGTCTCCGGGGTTGCGCCCGTCCGCGTGGCCCGGGCACGCCGGGGACACCATTCCCGTCAGGCACGACCATCCGCTCGGGACGGCGGCGTTCGGCGTCATGACCGGTCACAGCACCAACTCCTGTCCGCGTGAGGAGGCCGGGACGTGAGGGTCTCATTGCTCCGCTCGCCACGGCGCGCCATCTTCCCCGTTCAGATCCGATGAACGACCACAGCGGAGGAACGATGTCCGAAGGGCTGCTGCAGGTGGGGACCGAGGCGCCGGCGTGGAGCGCCGAAACGTCGGACGGCACGCGCGCCTCGCTCGCGGACTTTCGCGGCAAACAGGCGGTGATGCTCATGTTCTATCCCATGGACGACACCCCCGGCTGCACCAAGCAGATGTGCACCGCGCGCGACGAGGGCACGCAGTACGCCGCGGCCGGCGTGGCGCGCTTCGGGGTGAACCCGGGCGGCGTGGAGAGCCATCGCGGCTTCGCCGACAAGTACTCGCTGGACTTTCCGCTGCTGGTGGATGACAAC
This DNA window, taken from Longimicrobium terrae, encodes the following:
- a CDS encoding peroxiredoxin → MSEGLLQVGTEAPAWSAETSDGTRASLADFRGKQAVMLMFYPMDDTPGCTKQMCTARDEGTQYAAAGVARFGVNPGGVESHRGFADKYSLDFPLLVDDNSAIAAAYGVLREDGYTGRATYLIDRDGRIAYAAAGAHGADEVLEALHGG
- a CDS encoding thioredoxin family protein → MTDVTAGPDLGAYWKNAFSWDDYLNREVQQNADLWKSLYGRAAVSDAARERANGLGGSWRILVISEDWCGDAFNTVPVMARLAEGVPGIELRVAKRDENLELMDAFLTNGSRSIPIAIVLREDDTVAGHWGPRPPELQEFVLSEKKKGERPVEEIYKDVRTWYARDRGETTVRQILDIIAAA